The following DNA comes from Methermicoccus shengliensis DSM 18856.
GGTTAAACGTATGGGAGTCGAGCACGACATCATATGGGCTAAGGTCATGAAGGTCTATGCCGTAGTACTTCATGTACCGTGTGTGCTCGCTCTTCTCCCGCTCGAGCATCACCGAGAGTGCCCGCTCTACCTCGATTCCCTCTCTCTGGGCAACCCTCATGGCTCTAACCTCTGCTGGCGCCTTCAGCCACACCTTAAGGTCGGCGATGGCAAAGTGTGCAGCCAGCCTTGCCTCGAAGATTCCACTATCCATCTCCCGTGAAGCTCTACGCATCCTCTCATCTATCTCTCTGTCCACCTCTGGCGTCCTCTCACACAGCTCTCCAAACTGAGAGAGTGAGAGCCCCCTCTCATTCGCCATCTCTCTGAACAGCTCACCAGAGGACACCATGGGAATGCCGAGCCTCTCTGAGAGCAGCCTTGCGAGGGTGGTGGTGCCGCTTCCGGGAAGCCCGCCTATTGCGAGCCTCAACTACCTCCCTCCAACATCTATCGCCTTTCTGATCACCTGGCTTATCATGAGCGAGCACAGCACGTACCACACAATCCAGTACTGAAGAAAGCCCATAATGCCCTGAGAGAGCGACCTCTCTCCCAGCACGGGCAAAACCATAGTGTAGGGGGCGGCATTCACCTGAAGATATAACCAGTAGAATATGGGCAGGGTGACCACTGTGATGTACATCATGGGCTTGAACTGCTGCCTCATGATCTGCCCCTGCTCTGCCATCATCTGGGCACGCTCCTGCTCGAGCTTTGCAAGCTTCTGCTTGTTTCCTGCCTTCTGAGCTTCCATGTACTCCCGCTGAAATTTCCGCATCTTGTCCTGTATCCTGTGCATGAGGGTCCAGTCCATGGTGTACTTCTGTATGAGCGAGGAATACAGACCCGTGATCACAGCGAGCACGAAAATCACCATGTCCATTGGCAGCATGGCCGTGAGGGGTGAGAGCACTCCGCCCACAATGCTGCCCACAGTGTCTCGAAAGTCTGTGCCCAACAGCACTGCACCGAGCATCAGAAACAGGCCGAGGGCAATGAGGCCTCTGTCCACACCCTTTGCCACCCCAGCATACATCTGCTGTCTCTTTTTCTTCATACTACTTGCCTCCAGGCAGCAAGCCCAAGAGCCTGCCGAATATCTCATCGATTGAGCCAGTGCCATCCACAGTCCTCATCAAACCCCGCCTCGTATAGTACTCGAGCAGGGGCTTGGTCTTTCGCTTGTACACTGCGATGCGGTTGAGTACCGCTTCTTCCGTGTCATCCTCTCGCTGATAGAGCTGCCCACCGCACACATCGCACACGCCGGGCTGCTTTGGGGGGTTGAAAACCACATGATAGCTCGCACCACATTGCCTGCACACTCTCCTTCCAGAAAGCCTCCTCACAATCTCCTCATCTGGAACCTCGAGGTCGAACACAGCATCCAGCTCAATGCCCATCTCACCGAGCATGCGATCGAGCGCCTCAGCCTGTGGAATTGTTCTGGGATAGCCATCGAGGATGAAACCATGCTCACAATCGCTCTCTTCAAGCCGCACCCTCACCATACCATTTATGATGTCGTCTGGCACGAGCTCTCCCCTGTCCATGTAGCTCCTGGCAGCCCTGCCAAGCTCTGTGCGCTGCTCGATGTTTTCCCGAAGCATATCCCCTGTGGAGATGTGAGGCACGCCCAGATGCTCTGAAAGCCTCTTTGCCTGTGTGCCTTTTCCAGCCCCAGGGGCTCCAAACATCACGAGCCTCATTTCTCCCTCCCAAAGAACTGTCTGAGCATGGGGTGCATCTCCATCATCTGCTCAGAGGCTATGTCCTCGTACAGTCGATACACAATGGACACCGTGAGCAGCAGCCCCGTGCCTCCCACGCCTCCCAGCGTGCCCAGCATGCTCGCACCCAGTGTGAGCACACCTATGGTGGCTCCACCCAGCACAGTCACCTTCGGGATGTACCGTCTCATCACCCTCTCGATGGAGCCAATGCTGCGTCTGTAGCCCGGAATCTGCATTCCAGACATGTGGATGTTCTGAGCCACATTCTTCGCGCCCATTCCCGTTGTCTCCACCCAGAATATGGAGAATATTATGCCTCCGACCACGAGCAGGAAGGCATCCACGCCGAGCCTCAGCGCAATCTGGCCAACCGTCTCGTTGTGCACCACCAACGATGGAATCCAGTCGCTCGGACCATGGATGGGGTTGAGGTAGTACATTATGGAGCCCGGTACAGGATACGAGCCCCCTCCGGGCGTGAGCACATACTCTCCAAGCACGTTGATGCCCCTCGATGAGAGCACCGTGCCGAACAGCTGGATGTTGGCCTGCAGTGCCCTCACCAGAATCATGGGCAGCACGCTGGCGTATATCAGCTTCACAGGGAACCTTCCCCTGGCCCCCCTGACGGCCGCATGGGCAAGGGGAATCTCGATGCGGGTGCTCTCTGCGAACACCACGAACAGGAAGATTGCCACCGTGGATATGAGGGCGAGCAGATGGGTGGTGACCAGCACCTCTATCAGGGTGGAGTTGGCAACAAACTCACCAAAGTCATGCTGCAGCAGATATATCCACCTTGGGATGAGCCCAGCGGGCAGTCCCTCCACCATCTGCCAGTTGAGCAGTCCCGTAATGATGCCCTGAGAGACGCCAGCCACGATGAACAGACCCACGCCAGAGCCTATACCCCACTTGGACACCACCTCATCCATGTAGAGAATGAGCAGTGCCCCTATGAATATCTGGATGAACAGAATCATGGAGAGCGTGCCCAGCGAGATGCCGAGCGTGCTCGCAAGGGCAGGGTCCGGAGCGATGTACCCAGCCAGCACCTGTGGCAGACCCTCTACCACTATCATCAGTATTACGAGCGCCTTCTGAAGCCCCTGAAACACGGCTTGATCGAGAGGCTGACTCAGGTCCAGCTTGAGCACGCCCGCGCCCACAAGCAGCTGAAGCACGATGGAGCCCGTGACGATTGGCCCAATTCCGAGCAGTATGATGGTGCCCGAGGCTCCTGCAAAGAACGCCCTGTAGCTCTCGAACAGGTCTATTGACTGTGGTGAGAGGCCAAACAGGGGGATGTTGGCGAGCACGAAATAGAGGATGAGAATGCCCGCCGTCCAGTACATCTTCTGCTTGAAATGCACGTGTCCCTCGGGACGCCTGACAGCTGGCAGCTTGCTGAATATCTCCACGAGCCGCAGCTTGGTCTGCTCATCCAACCAGCCTTCCCCCTCTCACTCCTCAAACACTGCCCTACCACCTGCTGCCTCTATCTTCTCGATGGCGGAGGCAGAGAACTCCCGTGCCACCACAACCATTGGGGTGCTCATTCTTCCAGAGCCCAGCACCTTGTCGAACCCGAGTGAACCAACGTTCACCCTTACGGGCTCTTCCTCTGTGTTCACCACATGGGAGGGTGCACCAGTAGCCATGAGGGCATGCACGAGCTGCTCGAGCTCCCCCACATTAATCGTGTGGGTGGGTCTCGACACCGCCATGGGGCGCTTAAATCCATGCTTCCCCCTTCTCATGCCCGCGAGGAGGTTCTTCACGAAGTGATGCTTGTTATCTCCTGCGCCGCCTCTTCCACCTCTGTTGCCAGCACCCCTGCGGTTCTTATGGGTGCCACCGCCACACGTTCTCGTGCCCCTGAACTTCTTGATCTGCATTGCCATCACCTCATCCTGTGAAGCAGCTCGGCAATAGCCTTTCCATGATAGCCGAGCTCCCCACCCTGCTGATACGTCCTCTTGATGCCCCTGTGTCCCTTGCGGGGTGGGTGAAGGCGCAGCACGGGCTTCAGGTTGGGAACATCCTTCAGTCTGATCTCATCTGCGGAGAGCTTCTCTGCGAGCTCCCTGATGGAAGAGAAAGGTGTGTGCTCCCTCAGATACTCATCGGTGAGCCTCCTGCCCCCGACGAGCTCACCCCTGTGAGTGAGCAGCTCCTCGATAATGTCTGCATCCACCTCACCGTATGCCACGTAGTCCTTCACCACCTGAAGCATTCCCCTGTAGTGGGGAGTGTCCTGCACCAGCGTGCAGTGGTTGTTCCTCGTGAGGTTGAGTAACTTGAGAGTGGTCCTGATGTCTGGCTTGGTCTTTATGGTGCTTCTGAGCCTAACCACTGCGTACATCACTCCTCACCCTCTCTCACGCCCACATGTATCCTGTCTGGGGTTTTCATTAAATTGACCTTGCGAAGTGCGTCGAATGTGGCCTTGGCAAAGTTGATGGTGGTCCTCGTCTCCCCAGTGGTGCGCGTCCACACGTCTTTGATGCCCGCCATCTCGAGAACCTTGCGTGCAGTGGGAGCGGCGGCTATTCCAAGCCCCTGAGGAGCGGGAAGCAGCTTTACCCTCACACTGCCGCACTTACCCACCACATCGAACGGGACCGAGTGCTCTGTTCCACATGCACACTCCCACGAGCCACAGCCCCTCTTTACCTTGATGAGGTTGAGCTTGGCGTTCTCTATGCCCTTCCTGATGGCTGGACCCACCTGCACATCCTTGCCATGGCCCACGCCCACGTAGCCATCCGAGTTTCCCACCACCACGGTCACCCTGAACTTCACGCGTCTTCCAGAGTCGGTCATCCTCTGGACCATGTTCACCTCGAGGACCTCATCGGCAAGCCCTGGCAGCAGCATGTCCACAATCTCTGGCTCCCGCAGGGGAAGCCCAGAGAGCAGCGCATCGTCAATGCTCGCAATCTCTCCAGAGGCAACCAGCCTGCCGAGCCTTGTCCTTGGCTTCCACTCTGATAGGTCAATCTCCTCTGCACCGGGACCTCTGGCTCTCCTGCCACCCCTGATACCACTCATCGACCATCACCGTACTCCTTCAATATATTCTGTTTTACGGTCTCGACCACCGAGGGCACGTCCACCCCACGATAGTCCCGTATGTGCTCGCCCCTGAGCCTCGTCTCATCTGGGAACATCTCTTCATCGCAGGGCACGTGCAGACCAGCATCCAGTGCTCCCTTCACGGCAGCGTACACCTTTCCACCCTTTGTGGAGGTGGCAAGCCCTATGTCGAGCACCGCCTCCTCATATCCTGCCTCAAGAGCCCTGTATCCAAACAGCAGCCCTGTGAGATAGGCGGCTGGAACGCTCTTAAATGGAGGCTCAGCCCCATACCTCCTGAGCATGCGCGCACTGCATGTGAGCACAGTGCGATCACCCTCTCGGGAGAACTCCACGAGCTGGATGAGCACATCCCTGTTGCTCTTTCTGACCACCATCCTTGGCTTGTTGGAAAGCAGCAGGGCGAGCCTCTTTCTGTAGTTCGTCCTGCCCTCCCTTCTCCTCCTGAACGGAACTCTATATCCCGGTCCTGTGGCCATATCACTCACTCCGCTCAGCGATGTGCGTCTCTATATATGTTCTGAGATGGGCAGTGCTCCTGAACTCCCCACCCTTTGACTTTCTGTACAGCATGCGGTATTCAGACCTCGTAAGCTTTCCACTGTCTCTGAGCTCTGAGAGCAGCCGTCTCTGGGCCCTTATACGCTTTATCCACTGCTCCTTGCGGGGAGCTCTCGCGCCCTTCGCACCCTTTCTCGAGCCAGGCCCCTTCCGGTGTCCATACGCCCGCTTTGCAGCAAGAGCTCTTGCCCTCACCCTGCTGATGCCCTGCACTGGCTTTCTTTTGATTATTCCTTTCTCTATGAGCTCGCGCACATCCTGCCTGGTGATTGCCTTGGAGACCTCTTCAGCCTCCTCGGGGTCTATCCATACCCTGCCCTCGCCCACACCAAGCAGGCTTGCAGCCATCCTCTTTTGCACTCTGAGGTCAGTCATTGTCCTCACCTGCCTCCCCTTCTACTGGCTCCTCAACGGGATTCAACACCCTTATTCCAAGCTCGGCTGCCCTTCTCTGTATCTCAAGTCTCTTCTTGCGCCCCACCCCTCCAGCGATTCGAACGGCCTGTGTGCTCCCATCCACGGAATCGAGCATGGATGGGTTGTGCACGAGCACCTCCTGCACCCCAGAGGGATGATAGCCCCTCACAATGCGTGGCGAGCCAAAGCCAACGCGCACAACCCTTCCCTTTGCTCTTATGTGCTGTCTCAGCTTGTTGTGCAGCCCTCTGGGCCTTCTCCAAGCGCTGGAGAGCTTTGCCTTGGTGCGCCATCCGTACCTTCTGAACTTGGGCTTGCTCGCCTTCTGTCGCCTGCGGATGTTGAGCATTCTCTCTACAGTGTCGCTCATGTCATTCACCCTTCGCCACGATGTATACTCCGTCCTGAAACACCCTCGGGTCGAGCCGCTTGATGCGTGTCGCCTGCTCGATGTTGGCGGCTGTCTGGCCAACATCCTCCTTGTTTATCCCGCTCACAATCACACGATCTCCCGAAATCTCCACATTGGTGTCCCCGACGATTGAGGCATATCTTGGGCTTCGCTCACCAAGGAAGTTCTGGATTACCACCCTGCCCTCCTCCACAGAGAGCTGGATTGGGAAGTGGGAGAACACGACCTTGAGCTCGTACCTGTATCCCTCACGCACTCCCTTGATCATGTTCTGGATGTGGGATGCGAACGTGCCCACCATCGCCTTGTAGATGCGCCTTGGGACGCGGGTGTCCACCACCACCTCATCCTGCTGAACATCCACCACGATGTTGGGATATGTGAACTCCCTCGTGAGGGTTCCAAGCTCCCCGCTCACAGTGAGCACATTGCCTTCCTTTTTCACCATCACTCCCTCTGGGATGGGTATGGTCTTTCTTATCTCCTTGCCCATGAGCCTCACCTCAGTACACGTATGCCAGCAGCTGACCTCCTGTCCCCATCTCTCGTGCCTCGTAATGCGAGAGCACGCCCTTGGGGGTGGTTAGTATCAGCACTCCAAACCCCCTTGCTGGCAGAAACCTTGCCTCCCACTTCTCAAACTCGGTGAGCCTCACAGAAAACCTGGGCTTGATGACACCACACGTGTTTATCTTGCCCCTGAGCTTGACATGAAACTCTCCGGCTTTGCCATCATCTATGAACTCGAACTCCTCGATGTATCCGTACTCCCTCATCACCCTGAGCACGCTGCCAATCAGTTTGGACGCGGGCTTGAGCGTGCATGAGAGTTTTCCAACAGCCTCGGCATTCTTTATGGCAGAAAGGGCATCTGCCAGCGGATCATTGAGAGACATCACACTCACCTCAGTACTTCTCGAACTCCATCTTGTTGGCAATCTCCCTGAAGCACTGTCTGCAAAGGTAGATGCCATACTTTCTCACGAGCCCTTGCTTTCTACCACATCGCCTGCACTCGTGAGCACCTCTTCCAAAGCTCCTCTTCGTCTGCACCAATCACACCACCTCCACACCGAAGGCGTCCCTCATGAACTGCATCGCCTCCTCCCTCGTCACCCTATGATGGGCACCGAGCCTTGCCCTCTGCCTTCTTCTTCTGGCCACCCTGTATCCGCGCCTTGCGATGCACACCGTGACGTCCATTCCATATATGCCTATGTTAGGGTCATATGCCATTCCCGGAAAGTCTGTGTGCTCCTCTATGCCAAAGGAGAAGTTCCCATTCTCGTCAAAGCTCGCCCCTGGAATCTGTCTGTCCACGATGTCGAGAGCGTGTGTGAGAAAGTCCACCGCCCGCTTGCCCCTTAAGGTCACTCTGGCAGCAATGGGCTCCCTCTTTTTTATGCCAAAGCTCGGCAATGTCTTTTTTGCCTTGGAGCGCACTGGCTTCTGGCCCGATATCTGCTCGAGGATGCTTTCTCCATTGACAAGGGCCTGCCCACTCTCGCCCACACACATGTGCACCACGACCTTGTCCACCACGAGCGCCCTCATGGGATTCTCAGCCATCACGCCACCTCCTCTAACGTCTCTGGAATGCTTATGGCTGGCTCCTCCCTGCCCAGAGCAAACACGTAGTCCACCACAGTCTCCACAACCTCACCACGCACCTCGAGAGTCACGGTGTTCTTGGTGGGGCGCTTGAACACGTGGATGTCCTTCACCTTGGCGAGTTCGCCAGCGTGCTTACCCTCCACAACGTATCCGAGGGTGCCCTTCCTGAACGGAACATGCTCGATGATACTCTTGTCTGGAAGGCTCAGCACGAGAGAGTCTCCTGGCCTGATGCCCTCGTCCTCCACGAGGATGTTGGTACCATCATGGAGGTTGAGCTGAATCCTGCCACCTCTGAGCATCCTCTTATTCTTAACCTTGTACAGCTTTACGAGGTTTTGCTCCATGTCCTCCACGAGGTAAAGGCGAGCGTGCCTGTCCACCAGCACACGATAGCGCCTCTCGAGCTTGGGGATGGAGAGCACATCGAACACCCCCACCGGGAACTTGGGCTCTCTTCTGACCTTACCGTCCACGAGCACGTTGCCCTCGTTAAGCACCCTCTTTGCCTCCCTCGCGTTGTCCACGAGACCCAGCACATCCCTGAGCACCATGAGCAGTGTTATGCTGGTGTGCTTCGAGTGGGGACCGGGCATGGGCTTGGCTACCCATTTGTGTGCCTTTCTCGGCAGCCTCCAGCTCCTGGGTGCCGAGACCGCCTTCTGATGTCCACTCATGCTCTACCTCCCAACCTCCTCTCATCTGAGAGGTCGAGTTTGGTTATTATCACGTTGGACGGATGGATGGGTCTTGGTACCTCTGTGCCATCCGCCTTGAG
Coding sequences within:
- the cmk gene encoding (d)CMP kinase, with the protein product MRLAIGGLPGSGTTTLARLLSERLGIPMVSSGELFREMANERGLSLSQFGELCERTPEVDREIDERMRRASREMDSGIFEARLAAHFAIADLKVWLKAPAEVRAMRVAQREGIEVERALSVMLEREKSEHTRYMKYYGIDLHDLSPYDVVLDSHTFNPEQLAEIVLCCIAQLSSGR
- a CDS encoding DUF106 domain-containing protein encodes the protein MKKKRQQMYAGVAKGVDRGLIALGLFLMLGAVLLGTDFRDTVGSIVGGVLSPLTAMLPMDMVIFVLAVITGLYSSLIQKYTMDWTLMHRIQDKMRKFQREYMEAQKAGNKQKLAKLEQERAQMMAEQGQIMRQQFKPMMYITVVTLPIFYWLYLQVNAAPYTMVLPVLGERSLSQGIMGFLQYWIVWYVLCSLMISQVIRKAIDVGGR
- a CDS encoding adenylate kinase; translated protein: MRLVMFGAPGAGKGTQAKRLSEHLGVPHISTGDMLRENIEQRTELGRAARSYMDRGELVPDDIINGMVRVRLEESDCEHGFILDGYPRTIPQAEALDRMLGEMGIELDAVFDLEVPDEEIVRRLSGRRVCRQCGASYHVVFNPPKQPGVCDVCGGQLYQREDDTEEAVLNRIAVYKRKTKPLLEYYTRRGLMRTVDGTGSIDEIFGRLLGLLPGGK
- the secY gene encoding preprotein translocase subunit SecY, producing the protein MDEQTKLRLVEIFSKLPAVRRPEGHVHFKQKMYWTAGILILYFVLANIPLFGLSPQSIDLFESYRAFFAGASGTIILLGIGPIVTGSIVLQLLVGAGVLKLDLSQPLDQAVFQGLQKALVILMIVVEGLPQVLAGYIAPDPALASTLGISLGTLSMILFIQIFIGALLILYMDEVVSKWGIGSGVGLFIVAGVSQGIITGLLNWQMVEGLPAGLIPRWIYLLQHDFGEFVANSTLIEVLVTTHLLALISTVAIFLFVVFAESTRIEIPLAHAAVRGARGRFPVKLIYASVLPMILVRALQANIQLFGTVLSSRGINVLGEYVLTPGGGSYPVPGSIMYYLNPIHGPSDWIPSLVVHNETVGQIALRLGVDAFLLVVGGIIFSIFWVETTGMGAKNVAQNIHMSGMQIPGYRRSIGSIERVMRRYIPKVTVLGGATIGVLTLGASMLGTLGGVGGTGLLLTVSIVYRLYEDIASEQMMEMHPMLRQFFGREK
- a CDS encoding uL15m family ribosomal protein, with the translated sequence MQIKKFRGTRTCGGGTHKNRRGAGNRGGRGGAGDNKHHFVKNLLAGMRRGKHGFKRPMAVSRPTHTINVGELEQLVHALMATGAPSHVVNTEEEPVRVNVGSLGFDKVLGSGRMSTPMVVVAREFSASAIEKIEAAGGRAVFEE
- a CDS encoding 50S ribosomal protein L30: MYAVVRLRSTIKTKPDIRTTLKLLNLTRNNHCTLVQDTPHYRGMLQVVKDYVAYGEVDADIIEELLTHRGELVGGRRLTDEYLREHTPFSSIRELAEKLSADEIRLKDVPNLKPVLRLHPPRKGHRGIKRTYQQGGELGYHGKAIAELLHRMR
- a CDS encoding 30S ribosomal protein S5, with amino-acid sequence MSGIRGGRRARGPGAEEIDLSEWKPRTRLGRLVASGEIASIDDALLSGLPLREPEIVDMLLPGLADEVLEVNMVQRMTDSGRRVKFRVTVVVGNSDGYVGVGHGKDVQVGPAIRKGIENAKLNLIKVKRGCGSWECACGTEHSVPFDVVGKCGSVRVKLLPAPQGLGIAAAPTARKVLEMAGIKDVWTRTTGETRTTINFAKATFDALRKVNLMKTPDRIHVGVREGEE
- a CDS encoding 50S ribosomal protein L18; translation: MATGPGYRVPFRRRREGRTNYRKRLALLLSNKPRMVVRKSNRDVLIQLVEFSREGDRTVLTCSARMLRRYGAEPPFKSVPAAYLTGLLFGYRALEAGYEEAVLDIGLATSTKGGKVYAAVKGALDAGLHVPCDEEMFPDETRLRGEHIRDYRGVDVPSVVETVKQNILKEYGDGR
- a CDS encoding 50S ribosomal protein L19e, translating into MTDLRVQKRMAASLLGVGEGRVWIDPEEAEEVSKAITRQDVRELIEKGIIKRKPVQGISRVRARALAAKRAYGHRKGPGSRKGAKGARAPRKEQWIKRIRAQRRLLSELRDSGKLTRSEYRMLYRKSKGGEFRSTAHLRTYIETHIAERSE
- a CDS encoding 50S ribosomal protein L32e; its protein translation is MSDTVERMLNIRRRQKASKPKFRRYGWRTKAKLSSAWRRPRGLHNKLRQHIRAKGRVVRVGFGSPRIVRGYHPSGVQEVLVHNPSMLDSVDGSTQAVRIAGGVGRKKRLEIQRRAAELGIRVLNPVEEPVEGEAGEDND
- a CDS encoding 50S ribosomal protein L6, encoding MGKEIRKTIPIPEGVMVKKEGNVLTVSGELGTLTREFTYPNIVVDVQQDEVVVDTRVPRRIYKAMVGTFASHIQNMIKGVREGYRYELKVVFSHFPIQLSVEEGRVVIQNFLGERSPRYASIVGDTNVEISGDRVIVSGINKEDVGQTAANIEQATRIKRLDPRVFQDGVYIVAKGE
- a CDS encoding 30S ribosomal protein S8; the protein is MSLNDPLADALSAIKNAEAVGKLSCTLKPASKLIGSVLRVMREYGYIEEFEFIDDGKAGEFHVKLRGKINTCGVIKPRFSVRLTEFEKWEARFLPARGFGVLILTTPKGVLSHYEAREMGTGGQLLAYVY
- a CDS encoding 30S ribosomal protein S14; the protein is MVQTKRSFGRGAHECRRCGRKQGLVRKYGIYLCRQCFREIANKMEFEKY
- a CDS encoding 50S ribosomal protein L5; the protein is MRALVVDKVVVHMCVGESGQALVNGESILEQISGQKPVRSKAKKTLPSFGIKKREPIAARVTLRGKRAVDFLTHALDIVDRQIPGASFDENGNFSFGIEEHTDFPGMAYDPNIGIYGMDVTVCIARRGYRVARRRRQRARLGAHHRVTREEAMQFMRDAFGVEVV
- a CDS encoding 30S ribosomal protein S4e; protein product: MSGHQKAVSAPRSWRLPRKAHKWVAKPMPGPHSKHTSITLLMVLRDVLGLVDNAREAKRVLNEGNVLVDGKVRREPKFPVGVFDVLSIPKLERRYRVLVDRHARLYLVEDMEQNLVKLYKVKNKRMLRGGRIQLNLHDGTNILVEDEGIRPGDSLVLSLPDKSIIEHVPFRKGTLGYVVEGKHAGELAKVKDIHVFKRPTKNTVTLEVRGEVVETVVDYVFALGREEPAISIPETLEEVA